The Chanos chanos chromosome 3, fChaCha1.1, whole genome shotgun sequence genome segment GTGAACCAGAAGGTTAACAAGTGAATTATTTTCCCGGTGAACCCACTCCAAAAGACGTGAAGCTGCTGTCGTTGCCGGATGAATCTGGTTTCAGTTGTTTAGTAAGAGGGACTTGCTCTTGCTCTGACTGAAAGTCACAGATCATCCAGAAGAGAAAAAgtgcaaagacagacagagtgtgtgcgtgtgtgtgtgtgtttcaccttGTACTCCTCCTGTTGTCGTCTGCAGTGTTTGTCATCACAATGAGGGTTGGCTTTCATACTCATCGTGGGAAAGAAATCCTGCATTGCATTATAGCCCAGATAACGGCTGACGGTTCCAAAGCCCAGCAGGTACCTGCACGACAGCATGATGTAACCTTAGTAACCTGAAAATACCACGAACCAAACAACACCAAACTCGCCCCCACTGCCTGCTCCCCTGGTTCTTTCCCTAAGGTCTGCTGGAAGTGACTCTATTTGTACCACGGCTAACGTCAGCCACTCTGAGCTAAGCTTTAAACATGTTGCTGGTAACTACAGGATTCATACATGTCTTCCAACATGGACTATGACATGAGACCAGGGCCAGATTATGGCATGTTCTCTAGATTAACCCGAGGACAGCTCTCCGAGAATCTCTGATGGGCGGGGGCATCTGGGTGATCCAGTCTGTGGGCTGGCACTCACTTGAGGACGTTTTGCACGAGGATGCCAGCAACCACGCCCATCGTGGTGGGCAGGCTGGCCGCACACACGCCCTCCCTCTTCAGGGTCTTCTCGTCGATGTTTGCCGCAACCACCAGAGGAGGAGCACACTGGCACATGGAAGGGCAAATGAACATAAACCATACGGTAAATACGTCACAGAGTGAATGTAAACtgtatgtgctgtgtatgtAACAATGTCATAAATCAAGTTTAGTTTCTCGGTGAACTTCCCCAAATCCCTGCTTgtacacatgttttttttgttttttttaagttccactaattgttttattattgtcGTTTCTGATGGGGCAATAATTGGTGTTGCGCGCCTCCGGACTCTCTCCCGCTTTGGAAGTCTGGAAAGGGATAAGCTGGGTTTAGGAATCCTGGGTTTAGTGAATGAAATTCTTTTATACActatgtttttcattgttttccttGACATACGTGTATTTCCCGACGTAAGAATGTTCCCTATCACTTCCGCTATTTGTACCTGtttaaatatgcaaattagCGTCACAAAATATGCGCGAATTGTCGAATGTTTGTCTAGCCGTTTAGTAGGTGCTAATTGGCTCATTACGTTATCGTAGGGATGCCAGCACTCTTTTCCCCtgcccgcgtgtgtgtgtgattgcccTGTCATTCATGTGTTTCAGGTATGGTTGCCTGAGTGTGTTAAGAACACTTATAAGATCTGTCAAGTACTTTATTCATCACTCtatgcttttattttcattcgTTTCCTTTATTGTCCTTTGTAAACTACACTATACGATCTAAGGTgcattgctattattattatagccTGTTTATTCCACACAGTAAGCTACAATATACTGAACAGTGTGTGGTCTAGTATGTACAACTTTATTTATCATTTCTCTCACGCTTTGGAAGTCCGGAAAGGGGGATGCTGGCGTTCTTTTCCCCTGCCCGCATGTGTGATTGCCCTGTCATTCGTGTGTGTCAGAATAAACTGCTGACTGATTAAGTCCACGCCTCCTGTGCCTCATCATCTTCTAGCCATATAAAGACTTTTTAGTTAATATGATTGGAACTGGCTGGTTAGAGTCCGTTACATGTGTCAGAGAGACTCACGGCAAAGCAGGCTGTCTCCCCGGGAATGATTAATTGTATATGTCCTGACACAGCATTCTCACTGACTCCAGACTCCATCCAGATCTGACCTAGCTCGTTACAGGCCTACAAccagaagaaaacacacacatatatactttcACGAATGGTGTTTCATCTTCTTCCCTGCAccctcctcattctctccaACAGTGACTTGACTTAGGCAAAGTTCCATTCAAACACATGGACTAATACTTTAGAATACTCATAAACATGAAGATGCAGGACAAGTCTCAAGggatttttctctcagtttgaaTGAGACGAAACGAGAAGAGCTCACTGTGTTAATGGCCATCCGCGCTTCAAAGTTATCAACACAGCTTAACACCAGATCAACAGGCTTCCCCACCTCAAGGCCCCCGTGACTgagaatacacagacacagacacagacacacacacacacacacacacacacacacacacacacacacacagtatgtcagtgtttaCTAATGTGAATACACGCATTAGACATGCACGAGACACTACTAAGTGCCTGTTTCTGCAGACTGAGGGGAACTGAAGACACAGACACGAACAATGAGGAAAAATAACAGCTATCTGTAAAGGCTCCAACATgagtagagaaagagaactcTGTCAGGGGTAGAAATCCAACCTTATGCGGTCCATGAAATGGGTGAAATTGTCCATGGTGGTGATGTTATAATTATGAGTCTCAAACACCACATCTGGGTTGATGTTCctaggagtaaaaaaaaaaaaatatatatatatatatatataaagggcTGAAAGTGAATACCACTTTCAGGTACAGAACAATACAATCTCTTTCTAAAAAAACAGCAAGCTTAACATCAACCagtattttgtttctttgccaTTATACAACTAGCGTAACGTATAGCATAATACCAGCATAGTAAGAAACGGATTATGTGAGTTCGCACAAAGCAGTGAACACTCCTTTcacctcagtgtgtgttctgctgcTTCAACTTTACTGAGTCCCGCTTGGTGCGGCTGGAAGAAGAGCCGGTTCATGTTTGCCAACTCCACTTTATCATAGTCAAACAGCAGCAACTGCGGAGGAGAACCGAATTATACACACACGGCAGAATGGATAGCTACATTTGATAAAGCAAATTCAGACAGGGTACAGTTCATAACTAcactgcagggttttttttccctatgcgACAACGGGCAATGACAGACGAACTGTCAAGCTGCACAAATGACTTTATAGACTTAGAGATGAATGTGAGGGTTTATTTACCTTACCAATGCCACATCTTGTGAGCATTTCCGCAGTGACGCTACCGACTCCACCCACTCCTACTACCGCTACAGCAAATGTGCggattttctgtttgaatgacaGATGGTAGACTGTGTAATAATACTGTGTCAGCAATATTATACCGGTGTTTGATATATTCAGAATAGTTTTTTGGGGGACGGTAAAGACAAACTAAAACACCTCACCTCATAGTCCTCCACGATGCCCATTCGTTTTAAAGCCATTAAACGACTGGATGGTGAAAAATAACAAGTCAGAGATTCATGACAAGTACTGTACCGTATGGCGGAGTTTACCAGTTATTACGCCAGACATATTTACACTTAATGACCATGCCACAGTCAGTAAGCAACTGATATGTTATACCTGTACGGATTTGAATCCACAACCTCAGCACTCATTTTCTCAATCTTTGGTCTGAGAAGCGCATGACTGCCGGCATCTTCAGCGTTGCATTTCTGCCTGCACTTTATTAGTTCGTTTTCCAGTTCGCGAATTCGTAGCTTCAGCTCCTCCACGGTTGTCATTTTGTAACTTATGAGCGACGCGCTGTTTTGAAATATTACTCAAATATCACCGTTACATGTGAATGAatccacattcactcacacagttTTATGTACACGTCTTCACTCTAACAATCAGCTGGCAAAAAAACGTGTGACACAAAATTTTGTCCGTGTGGAAACAACCACAGGGGGCGTGAATGTATTGGTTCTGACTAATATACAGAAACTGTGGATAATCCAAAATAGCCTCATGTCCAACGTCAATGTAATCCATATTGAAAAGAAGCTGTGGACATGGAAACGTCACATATAAGCGACTCGTCGTAGATATTCTACGCCAGGTTCATCGATTTCTATATTTCCATAGGCTGTAATGAGATATAAATTTTACATGATACGTCTATCCACATGTTGAAAGGGCATTGGATTTCTCTGTCTGAAGTCTGAGGTAGCTTAGGTGCCAGTCCAAACTTTCATTTACCCTGTCGGAAAAATGGAACATCAAACAACTGAAGTCCGTGAACAGCACAAATTCGATGTAAAAAAATTGCAGAAATATCTGATTGGGAGAGTACCTGGTGTTAAAGACAGCACTACGTTAACTGTCCGGCAGTACAAGTAGGTTAATTTTCATGAATTGAAAATCCTTACACTTGAATGGCAACACACAAGTTTACTGTACTTCGTATATACACAAAGTCTAACATtcgtgtctctgtatctgtaatATTTGACAGGGTCGGCCAATCCAACCCAACTTTTCTTATCCAATCTCCGAACCAGAGTTATGTGCTCAGAAAAAAACCACCAGGTTTACTTTTACCGGGGGCACATAAGGTAAAGGGGTTCATATCATTCATTTAATCATGTTGGTATTAGTTTCTCTTTGAAAGTGTTTACTGAGTTGTAAAGGCATGAATAGCGAGGTCCAAATGGATATTTTTCAATTGCACGACGTAATCATAGTGATCTTTGAGACGGCCTTGCATGTTTAAGTGTATCAAAGTTGAAATGTCAGTGCAGTTGTAGAAACGCCTCACACCACTAGAGGGTGAAAAATCCACGCACTTGAGAACGGATTAAATAAAATACCTGTATTTTGGCTCTCACCGTTAATTTCTGTTAACTGATAATCAAAAATACCTAATTCAAATATATAAggaattcagaaaaaaaatatttttgatgaCTACTGAactatgtctctgtgtgtgtgtgtgtgtgtgtgtgtgtgtgtgtgtgtgtgtgtgtgttttctgtacaggTGGACAGAGAGTATACAGTACAGAAGGCTCTTTTCTCAGTTGGGTTTCCTGTTCCTCAACCTCTCCTTTACTGTTCAGACACGGAGGTCATTGGTACAGAATTCTATGTCATGGAGCatgtacaggtacacacacacacacacacacacacacacacacactaaaacacaaaatacccCCAACAGCATAAATAAGCTCATATATACCATGTGACCAGGTACACTATGGAGCTGAAATAATCTCTGAATAGAACAGAGTAATTCAGAAATCAGTGATCCAGGCCTTCTGTCATTATGCTACTTTGTGATGCTCAGTATAATGTTAATTAATATGCGTCTAAGGTGTCCTTTTGTGATTAGTACTAGAGTTAATGTGTTATATACCGACcctctctgattttctctgtgtgacaggGGCGTATATTTCGGGACTTGCGTCTCCCGGGGGTCAGGGCGGCCGAGCGTGGAGCTCTGTATGTGGCGGCCGTAGAGACGCTGGCCAAACTCCATTCCGCTGACATCACCAGGCTTGGCCTCCTGGGATACGGGAAAGGAGTCGGCTACTCTAAGAGACAGGTGTGGTTAATTTGCTCATCTGTGTGAAGAGCCAAAAAGGGCAGAAGAGCTTACGTTCTGAGTGCTGATCTGAAACCAGTTTCATTACGTTAAGGGCATTAAGGGTTTGGACTGATAAACTGATCCTAGACCAGTGCTTATGGGAGTGCATAAAAATCCCTTATTAAATATGCTTATTATTTCAAATATGTAAATGCTGTTTAAGATCAAAGTGAAAAAGTATCAGCTGCTGGTGGAGATGTCTTCAGAGAGGTCATACCTTTTGTAGGTGTCTACTTGGACCAAACAGTACAGAGCCTCTGCCCACAGAGACATTCCAGCCATGGATAagctttctgattggctgatggaaAACATACCAGCCAATGACAACGAAGTGACCCTTGTTCATGGGGATTTCAGAGTGGACAATCTGATATATCATCCTACTGAGGTACAGTTAAGTCTTGATATGTAACATAATGTAAGACAGGACTTAGCATCTGCGAGCTGGACTtagataaatattttatgtaaaaGTTGTGTTTACCCGTTATGAGTTTGGAGTAGTACTGTTTCACTGGTGAGTtatgaagtctgtgtgtgtgtgtctgttcatcACAGGCAcgtgtgttagctgtgttagaCTGGGAGTTGTCCACCACTGGTCACCCAATAGCTGACCTTGCTTACTTCCTGATGCCTTACTATTGGCCCGACAGCATCAGTCCCATCAGCCATATGGGCGGAGTCACAGGAACTGAAGGTGAGTATTCTGCTATGTTATCACTATATTTATAATTCCTTGACATCGCAAATAGGTTTGAAATCTTTGATCAAAATTCCAGATATCGACCTATTCCtgatattctctgtgtttttgtaatggcaTGAATGCTTGTTAATTGTTTTAAGGCATTACGGGGACTGAATTCATTGCCCGtctttctctggctttctctctttccctcctacGCTGACAGGAATCCCTGCCCCAGAGGACCTGGTCTCCATCTACTGTCGTTGCCGTGGTATCTCCCCCACCCTGGCACATCAGAACTTCTTCACTGCCCTGGCCTATTTTAAATTGGCTGCCATTGCTCAGGCATgaccaaacacactcactcacacacgcacacacacacacacacacacacacacacacacacacacacacacacactccttaaaTGGTTTATACCGGTAATACAGGCTCATTTCTGAGGAAATGTTAAGTGATATTTGCcagggaattttttttatgatgtttcATCCACCAGCCTTTCATCCTTTATCTCTCCTGCCTGTGCTCAGTTAGCTGTGTCAGAAACCTTAGGCAGGTCTACCATCTATCATTCTCCTGTCATTAATCCCCTCTCCCCCACCGCCcagtttacattcacacacacacacacacacacacacacacacatacacacacgcacgcacacgtacatacatacgcacgcacacacacacacacacatacacacacacacacatacgcacgcatgcacacgcacacatacacacgtacatacatacatacacacacatgcacgcacatgcacacgcacgcacacacacacacacacacacagacacacacacacacatacgcacgcatgcacacacacacacacacgtacatacatacatacacacacatgcacgcacatgcacacgcacacacacacacacacacacacacacacacacacacagacacacacagacacatacacacgcatacgcacacacgcatacgcacacacacacacacacacacacacgcacgcacgcacgcacgcacgcacacgtacatacacacacacacacacacacacacacgcacgcacgcacgcacacgtacatacatacacacacacacatgcacacacacacacgcacacacatacacacacgcacacgcacacatacacacacacacacacatacgcacgcacacgcacacacacacacgcacgcgcacacacacacacacacacacacacacacacacacacatacacatacgcaagcacgcatgcatgcgctcgtacacacacacacacaaaggctctTGTCcacatgtgcacaaacagtACAGAACTGTTTTCTGTGCTTTCACTATCAACACtcgagaaacagagagagttagGTGAGGTTGATGGAATGAATTTTAAATAGCAtccatgtgtgttttatgttttcaatctctctctctctctctccctctctcgctccctatctctatctctgtgggGTAGGGGATCTATGCTCGGTTTCTGCTGGGCAATGCGAGTGCAGTGGATGCTGCCCAGTTTGGGGACAGTGTGGAGCCATTAGCCAAACTGGGCCTTCAGATAGCAAAAAGGTctgactcaacacacacacacacacacacacacacacacaaactgtgccCCTGCAAAACATACCCAAGTTTATATTACTTTAGACTTCCCTTTTAAGGGCCCCCCAAacaaccgcacacacacacagcatgtgcaCTATATGCATGGTATATGTAAGGTATTATGTGAGAGCATGACTTGgcatttttaaacacatataaacCCTGTTCTGTATAATTTATAATTTTCTTCATGTTAAAAAGCTCTGAAAATGCTTCAAGAATGTGGTTTTGCTCCTGTTTTAGCTCCACACTGTCTAGGCCTGTCCCCGAGAAGTTGTTTCTGCAGACTCCGAAAGGCTACGCTGTCCTCCAGAGAGTCAAAGACTTCATAAGAGAGCACGTTCTTCCTGCACAGCAGGTTAGATTAAGAGAGAAGGTCATTGCTGGTGAGGGAGAGGTGTTAAAGAGATGCTGTTGAAAAAGTAAGAATGGCTGTTAcaaatcagttcagtttgtgAAAAGAATTAATATCTGTGGTCAAAGCATTGGCTGATGTAGAGtgatttttgtgtatgtgtgtttgtttgtgtgtgtgtgtgtgtttttgtgtgtgtgtttgtgtgcgtgtgtgtcagtgagtcacTCGTATGACTCATGAAGACttgcttgttctgtttttagGAGGTTACGGAGTATTACTCCAAATACTCACATTCTCCACAGAGATGGCACACACCACCTGTCATTGGCAAACTCATGgtaaggaaacacacacacacacacacacacacacacacacacacttcattacaCAGTGTACTGTTTTTAGTGAATTCACTGTGCTGGCTGTCAAGCTGGATAGGCTTTACCGTTTTGTTCATTGCTGAGAGGCAGTTGTGAATTTCCATGTGTGTGCcgacatgtgtatgtgtgtgaattcatgtgtgtctgtgtgtgtctctgtgtgttgattcatgtgcccgtgtgtgtgtgtgtgtgtctgtgtgtgtctctgtgtgtgaattcatgtgcccgtgtgtgtgtgtgtgtctgtgtgtggattcatgtgcccgtgtgtgtgtctgtgtgtgaattcatgtgcccgtgtgtgtgtgtgtctctgtgtgtggattcatgtgcccgtgtgtgtgtgtgtgtctgtgtgtgtcttcgtGTGTTGTAGGCTCGGGCCCGTGAGGCTGGTTTGTGGAATCTCTTTCTGCCAGCCATCAGTGGACTGTCCCAGTTGGATTATGCTCATATCGCCGAGGAAACGGGCAGATGTTTCTTTGCTCCCCAGGTTTTCAACTGCCAGGCGCCTGGTATGagtctgtgggtgtgtgcgtgcgtgcgtgtgtgtgtgtatatgtgtgcatgtgcgtgcatgtgaatATGCCAATGTACCTTGGACTTCATACTGGTAATACAAGATTACgttcaattaattttttttttccaaggtcATAAGCTAAAACTGTTTGAACAAGAAATCAAAACCTTTACTTAAGAAAGCAATAAAGCTTAGCATTTCTGTAAACATTCTGATAAACTGACACTCTGGAAAAGAGTTTAGCTGTGTCCACTTACTGCTCCACTCTGCATACAGGGCTAGCGGTTTTTGAACCTGACACCtatgtttccatggtaactgtGTTGCAGACACTGGGAACATGGAAGTACTGCATTTGTTTGGGTCTGAGGAGCAGAAGAGACTGTGGCTGGAGCCCTTACTCAGAGGAGACATCAAATCCTGTTTCTGTATGACAGgtgacgcaaacacacacacacacaccccttctgAGTAGAATTACTTAACATGCTAGGCATGTTCGCTAAAATAATTAATCCCTCCCTGGagctaacaaacaaaaaacagagagtgataatgtgtgtgtatatgagtgcaTGTTTTTAGCTGATAAGAAGTCAAGTTTCCTGTAACTGAGCACATATGGATAGCCAAAGCTGTCTGGTGCATTGATGTATTGGATTGTTttccacagaaagagagtgtgagagagatagggggGTTTGCATGTgggtgtgattgtatgtgtgtgcttgcggggtgtgtttgtagtttgtgtttgcatacatttacacatgatTGCTCAACTTTAAAAACCTACCGACGTTTCTCTCTCATAGTTGCTTTTAAACAGCCATTGCATTAGATAAGATGAACTCTGATTCCTGTATTAAATCAAGCTTATTCTTTCTCACTCCTCCTCTAGAGCCCGACGTGGCCTCTAGTGATGCCACGAATATGCAGTGTACCCTCCAACGAGAAAAAGACCATTACCTTATCAACGGACGGAAGTGCTGGAGTAGCGGTGAGTTCGGTGCCCGTGTAGAAATGTTCGTCTGTGCGCCgcatgtgcgagtgtgtatctgtgtgtgaattcaATTAAAAGCTTTCATTCTCGCTGATCTGTTGATACACCCCTCAGCAGGAGAAAGTAAAGAGTTTGTCAATTCGTTTAAATCTTCCCGTTTTCAGATTACTCATAAAACACCCACAAGTGTTGCGTTTATATTCTTGTCATCAATCTTGCGAGTTTGAAAATCGCTCGGAGGAaatgatttaaatgattttttttttgttgttttatgagtGGAAATATATCTTcctgtaaagttttttttttcttcgttgcATGAAATGTCTATACTAAAGAAGACCCCTGTGGAGAGCAGTATGACTTTAAACAAAGCCAAAGGCCTTCTCAAGCTGTAAACGATAAACAAGAAcgacagaaaaagagaatggtaaAAAGCGACCGCCATGAGTGTctaagagaaaacagacacgtCAGCTACGCTACGTTAAATAACTGTAAGCTGCAAGGCAAGGGACGCAGACAAACGGACTGAGTTTGCGGAATTAGGCcacctcgtgtgtgtgtgtgtgtgcgtgcgtgtgcgtgtgtgtacccGGTATGTGTATGACACGCCACTGCCCTGGCTGCGATGGGATTCATTAAGTTACAATCAGTATTTACTTTATGAATACAAAAGATGACAAATGAGACGGTTTATATAACTTAATCTATAAAAATTTTGACCAAACAATTTACAGACTGTTTGCGTCAACGCTCAAGTATCTTCAAACCGGCCAAAAATCCCGACCGACTTCACCCACATCTTCCTCTGCTGCCTCTCTCGTTGTCCTTTTCTTTATTGGACGTTCATCACACCCGATTATCTGGTGAAACCACACATTTTttaagagttaaaaaaaaccccaaaacaaacggGTGACAGAGACTCCAAATTTTAAAAGCAACCAGCTGCACATCCTTTCTCAAGCTGAGGATAAAATcttcatatatataaaaaatacgaattaaaaaaaatcgtATTTAAATCTCGACCAACAATTTGAATAAAGTcaaaagaagcagagaaagcTGGCTATTGGGTTGGAGTTGGAAtcacctgtttttgttgttttattgtttctttgttttttttttttccacagtgttaGGCCTGTCGTCGGCATCATGTTGACGTTAAAGACCACACATTTTCCAACAGCTGtgttgtataaaaaaaacaatgttgacTTTGTCCCGTTTTCCTCCCCGCATCCTTCACAGCGAAAGATAACATCAATTATCATGGCTATGGCTCATATTTTGCTGTCGAAGATGCCCTTGGTTATTTTTAAAGGTTTGTTAGATGTTTGTAGATGTTCTTAATGTGTCCCCCTTTAGTCATTTTCTtctctagaatgttccagatgGCCCCGACTGTGTGGTTCTTTGTGGTTTGAGGTCTACTGATTTAAACATTCTCTCCGAAGACAGAGGATCTGAGTCTCGTTGTTTTGCCTCTTGGCACGAATCTCCTTTTAACCCCTAATCAACCCAACGGAAGCTTTCTTCATTTATATCGCCCCTCATTGTCTTCAAATCCTCAGGAATCCATCTCCTCACATCTTTATTAACTCCTCAACTCTGCAGCATCGGATGCTTACTGGCATCCAATACGCgacattttgttaaatttagCTTAATGTGACATATATTGGTCATGACTTGTGACTAGAGAGAAAGTAAAGTTTGACATGCATGTGGTGTATTTTGACTCTTTCTCCACGCTTACCTTTTCCTTTCGCTCTTTTATATGTGTGAGACTTTGATTTGAGTTCCGTTAAACAGTCATCGGTGGTCCTTGGGTTTGCCGCTGATAGCTCGTGCCATTGTCAATCTGTTTGAGAGCGAGACCGGACTGCTTTCGGATCTGCCTGTgcttatctgttttctgttgaaGTGTTTCATGTTGCCAGATTTTACCCTCGACAGCTGCGTACACTCTCATCAACACGAGAGCGGTTCGTACTCAAGTTTGACATAACGTAATAGGTTTTGTATGGCCAAAAAATAGAGGACATTTGAGAGACTTTTGTGCTGAG includes the following:
- the uba5 gene encoding ubiquitin-like modifier-activating enzyme 5; amino-acid sequence: MTTVEELKLRIRELENELIKCRQKCNAEDAGSHALLRPKIEKMSAEVVDSNPYSRLMALKRMGIVEDYEKIRTFAVAVVGVGGVGSVTAEMLTRCGIGKLLLFDYDKVELANMNRLFFQPHQAGLSKVEAAEHTLRNINPDVVFETHNYNITTMDNFTHFMDRISHGGLEVGKPVDLVLSCVDNFEARMAINTACNELGQIWMESGVSENAVSGHIQLIIPGETACFACAPPLVVAANIDEKTLKREGVCAASLPTTMGVVAGILVQNVLKYLLGFGTVSRYLGYNAMQDFFPTMSMKANPHCDDKHCRRQQEEYKRKEAERPKEEVVVEEEEVVHEDNEWGIELVSEVTEAELQAASGPVPDLPEGISVAYTIPDKEGAVPTGESVEETDQSLEELMAQMRKM
- the acad11 gene encoding acyl-CoA dehydrogenase family member 11; the protein is MEHQTTEVREQHKFDVKKLQKYLIGRVPGVKDSTTLTVRQYKVGQSNPTFLIQSPNQSYVLRKKPPGLLLPGAHKVDREYTVQKALFSVGFPVPQPLLYCSDTEVIGTEFYVMEHVQGRIFRDLRLPGVRAAERGALYVAAVETLAKLHSADITRLGLLGYGKGVGYSKRQVSTWTKQYRASAHRDIPAMDKLSDWLMENIPANDNEVTLVHGDFRVDNLIYHPTEARVLAVLDWELSTTGHPIADLAYFLMPYYWPDSISPISHMGGVTGTEGIPAPEDLVSIYCRCRGISPTLAHQNFFTALAYFKLAAIAQGIYARFLLGNASAVDAAQFGDSVEPLAKLGLQIAKSSTLSRPVPEKLFLQTPKGYAVLQRVKDFIREHVLPAQQEVTEYYSKYSHSPQRWHTPPVIGKLMARAREAGLWNLFLPAISGLSQLDYAHIAEETGRCFFAPQVFNCQAPDTGNMEVLHLFGSEEQKRLWLEPLLRGDIKSCFCMTEPDVASSDATNMQCTLQREKDHYLINGRKCWSSGAGSPECKVAIVMCQSKSSDSTDRHGQHSMILVPMDTPGVRLVRPLTVFGQDDALHGGHFEVHFDNVCVPASNMILGEGRGFEIAQGRLGPGRLHHCMRAVGLAESALELLCRRAANRHTFGKRLYQHEVVAHWIAECRIAIEQTRLLTLHAAYALDTLGNKAARKQIAMIKVVAGRMACKVVDCAIQVHGGAGVSSDFPLAQMYAYARTLRIADGPDEVHLSSIAQLELRDQFRRATAKL